In Odocoileus virginianus isolate 20LAN1187 ecotype Illinois chromosome 23, Ovbor_1.2, whole genome shotgun sequence, one DNA window encodes the following:
- the IAPP gene encoding islet amyloid polypeptide, which yields MGILKLPVVLIVLFVALNHLEGGGKPTESRQMEKRKCRAATCATQRLVSFLAPSGNKLGAIFSRMKVGSSTYGKRKKVEISKREPLNYPFRGQSPLQLLLL from the exons ATGGGCATTTTGAAGCTGCCAGTGGTTCTCATTGTGCTCTTTGTTGCATTAAACCATCTCGAAGGCGGTGGTAAACCCACTGAAAG TCGTCAGATGGAAAAGCGGAAGTGCCGCGCTGCCACTTGCGCGACTCAACGCCTGGTCAGTTTTTTAGCTCCATCCGGCAACAAGCTTGGCGCCATTTTCTCACGTATGAAGGTGGGATCCAGTACGTATGGCAAGAGGAAAAAAGTTGAGATCTCAAAGAGAGAACCATTGAATTACCCATTTAGAGGTCAGTCTCCTCTACAGCTCTTATTGCTTTAA